One genomic region from Gossypium hirsutum isolate 1008001.06 chromosome D13, Gossypium_hirsutum_v2.1, whole genome shotgun sequence encodes:
- the LOC107922572 gene encoding uncharacterized protein, which yields MSTKSQPSSWFRLLNQTFQNPPRTPPSFSRKISSPNTHYSSAPCLRNRIPKTLLKPHSPFCRKISTFSYFPNHQTPKSPLSFMRCHFSTSFTSDEAIDDLLEELVAEVELEKQKEREDRKRKGLDTKDIDEEDNEDYMGVTPLIAKLEKKELTEQDIDLMLEVPTDSDTEEDSEDENDRDDNKWELQFEKKKKMHEQLLKNFCEAGTLDDAFKWMEKVNKFEEKHFKLRLEYRVIGDLMNLLKVAEGKEKFILQQKLNRAMRLLQWKEAYDPNNPANYGVIQQQQVDPSGDHEEGAELENENEKKIVGNDDEEDEEEFDDMKERDNILLEKLNAIDKKLEEKLAELDYTFGRKGKLLEEEIRDLAEERNALTEKKRTPLYRKGFDVRLIDVNRTCKVTKGGQVVKYTALMACGNFHGVVGYAKAKAPAVPIALQKVHEKCFENLHYIERHEEHTIAHAIQTTYKKTKVYLWPAKTTTGMKAGRTVENILELAGFKNVKSKVIGSRNPHNTVKAVFKALNAVETPKDIQEKFGRTVVEKHLLQ from the exons ATGTCGACCAAGTCACAGCCATCTTCATGGTTTAGGCTCCTTAACCAGACCTTTCAGAACCCTCCTAGAACTCCGCCTTCATTTTCTCGGAAAATCTCATCGCCAAACACCCATTACTCAAGTGCTCCTTGCCTCCGCAATCGTATCCCTAAAACCCTCTTAAAACCCCATTCCCCATTTTGCCGAAAAATCTCAACTTTTTCCTATTTTCCCAATCACCAAACACCAAAGTCTCCACTTTCTTTTATGAGATGTCATTTCTCTACAAGCTTTACATCGGACGAGGCAATCGATGATCTGCTTGAAGAACTTGTTGCTGAAGTAGAACTGGAGAAGCAGAAAGAACGAGAGGATAGGAAGAGAAAAGGTTTGGATACAAAGGATATTGATGAAGAGGATAATGAAGATTATATGGGTGTAACGCCATTGATAGCCAAGCTTGAAAAGAAGGAGTTAACGGAACAAGATATTGATCTAATGCTTGAGGTCCCCACGGATTCGGATACCGAAGAAGATAGTGAGGATGAGAATGATAGGGATGACAACAAGTGGGAATTgcaatttgagaagaaaaagaagatgcaTGAGCAGCTGTTAAAGAACTTCTGTGAGGCGG GGACACTCGATGATGCTTTTAAATGGATGGAGAAAGTTAACAAGTTTGAGGAAAAGCATTTTAAACTTCGTCTTGAATATAGGGTCATTGGTGACTTGATGAATCTACTTAAGGTGGCTGAAGGAAAGGAGAAATTTATCCTTCAGCAAAAATTGAATAGGGCAATGAGGCTTCTTCAATGGAAGGAAGCTTACGATCCCAATAATCCTGCCAATTATGGAGTTATTCAGCAACAACAAGTTGATCCTTCTGGTGATCATGAGGAAGGTGCTGAACTTGAGAATGAGAATGAGAAGAAAATAGTAGGCAATGATGATGAGGAGGATGAAGAAGaatttgatgatatgaaagaGAGGGATAATATTCTCTTGGAGAAGCTGAATGCTATTGACAAGAAACTGGAAGAAAAGCTGGCAGAGTTGGATTATACATTCGGCAGGAAGGGAAAGCTTCTTGAGGAGGAGATCAGAGATCTTGCAGAGGAAAGAAATGCTTTGACAGAGAAGAAAAGGACACCTCTTTACAGAAAG GGTTTTGATGTGAGGTTGATTGATGTAAACCGAACTTGTAAAGTAACAAAG GGAGGGCAAGTGGTCAAGTACACCGCTTTGATGGCATGTGGAAACTTTCATGGTGTTGTTGGATATGCAAAAGCCAAAGCCCCAGCAGTCCCTATTGCACTTCAAAAG GTGCATGAGAAATGCTTTGAGAATCTTCACTATATTGAACGACATGAGGAGCATACGATAGCCCATGCAATTCAAACAACATATAAGAAGACTAAG GTCTATCTCTGGCCTGCAAAAACTACAACGGGTATGAAAGCTGGAAGAACTGTTGAAAACATTTTGGAGTTAGCTGGGTTCAAGAATGTCAAATCTAAG GTTATTGGCTCAAGGAACCCTCACAACACCGTCAAGGCTGTTTTTAAAGCCCTCAATGCA GTTGAAACACCAAAAGACATTCAGGAGAAGTTTGGGAGAACGGTTGTTGAGAAACACTTGCTGCAATAG